The Kitasatospora sp. NBC_00374 genome has a segment encoding these proteins:
- a CDS encoding GGDEF domain-containing protein, producing MSGEATMSDDGSAAASTPDLRLQAVVGLAQDMSGALTPLEAVRAAAVRATDALAATMAAVSVWDRESGRLRVLVNHGDLAAGEEELPEDESYPVHDFPEIVTYLEEQWSGGRLPRAWVQTAEDHPPHSAYAHPGAGAFCQERAAGLRRRGRACCLVAPIVLHGQAWGELYLARAVGLPVFTDADTDYATLLAAQISAGLAQTERVADLRRLAFTDALTGLANRRAVDARLESALKAHIRDNTVVSLVVCDVNGLKRVNDQLGHEMGDRLLERFAQQLSLSAARLPGSLAARLGGDEFCLLAEGQKADEVVAVAEDLCTKALELTEGEGVACGVASTGDSIGPVSTPDRLFRLADAAQYRAKAARAAHPVVAGRSHGPGLAPDPVVLLADAADPHHRADGRKAGPGAGRMGNHDRRRFRGAAHSADPGQLLAAVLAALDQSTTRRSSHPADTLARLTTVAETSARLLNAVGWWVSYVPPGSQLMRTAQHAVYRMTSGPSGNKAQTQRAQIEAPDAVFDLGHYPTTRRAVRGGAFSLRAGAPGNDPAEEAMMVVSGYKGMVAAGGGNPAGGWLVELFADESTLPLGQIAAALRALVAVALSGPASPPPG from the coding sequence GTGAGTGGCGAGGCGACGATGAGCGACGACGGTTCCGCTGCGGCGTCCACCCCGGATCTCCGGCTCCAGGCGGTGGTCGGACTGGCGCAGGACATGTCCGGTGCGCTCACCCCGCTGGAAGCCGTCCGGGCCGCCGCCGTGCGGGCCACCGACGCGCTCGCCGCCACCATGGCCGCCGTCTCGGTCTGGGACCGCGAGTCCGGCCGGCTGCGGGTGCTGGTCAACCACGGCGACCTGGCGGCCGGGGAGGAGGAACTCCCCGAGGACGAGTCCTACCCGGTGCACGACTTCCCGGAGATCGTCACGTATCTGGAGGAGCAGTGGTCCGGCGGCCGGCTGCCCCGGGCCTGGGTGCAGACCGCCGAGGACCACCCCCCGCACAGCGCGTACGCCCACCCCGGGGCCGGCGCCTTCTGTCAGGAGCGGGCCGCCGGGCTGCGCCGTCGGGGCCGGGCGTGCTGCCTGGTCGCCCCGATCGTGCTGCACGGCCAGGCCTGGGGTGAGCTGTACCTGGCGCGGGCGGTCGGCCTGCCGGTCTTCACCGACGCCGACACCGACTACGCCACCCTGCTGGCCGCCCAGATCTCGGCCGGCCTGGCCCAGACCGAGCGGGTCGCGGACCTGCGCCGACTGGCCTTCACCGACGCGCTCACCGGCCTGGCCAACCGGCGCGCGGTCGATGCCCGGCTGGAGAGCGCGCTGAAGGCCCACATCCGGGACAACACCGTGGTCAGCCTGGTGGTCTGCGACGTCAACGGCCTCAAGCGGGTGAACGACCAGCTCGGGCACGAGATGGGCGACCGGCTGCTGGAACGGTTCGCCCAGCAGCTCTCGCTCTCCGCCGCCCGGCTCCCCGGCAGTCTGGCCGCCCGGCTCGGCGGTGACGAGTTCTGCCTGCTCGCCGAGGGCCAGAAGGCCGACGAGGTGGTGGCCGTCGCCGAGGACCTGTGCACCAAGGCGCTGGAACTGACCGAGGGCGAGGGGGTGGCCTGCGGGGTCGCCTCCACCGGCGACTCGATCGGCCCGGTCAGCACGCCGGACCGGCTGTTCCGGCTCGCCGACGCCGCCCAGTACCGGGCCAAGGCCGCCCGCGCCGCCCACCCGGTGGTGGCCGGCCGCAGCCACGGCCCGGGTCTCGCCCCCGACCCGGTGGTGCTGCTGGCCGACGCCGCCGACCCGCACCACCGCGCCGACGGCCGCAAGGCCGGCCCCGGCGCCGGCCGGATGGGCAACCACGACCGCCGTCGCTTCCGCGGCGCCGCGCACAGCGCCGACCCCGGGCAGCTGCTCGCGGCCGTCCTCGCCGCCCTGGACCAGAGCACCACCCGCCGCAGCAGTCACCCCGCCGACACCCTGGCCCGGCTGACCACCGTCGCCGAGACCTCCGCCCGGCTGCTGAACGCCGTCGGCTGGTGGGTCTCGTACGTCCCGCCGGGCTCCCAGCTGATGCGCACCGCGCAGCACGCCGTGTACCGGATGACCAGCGGGCCCAGCGGCAACAAGGCGCAGACCCAGCGGGCCCAGATCGAGGCCCCGGACGCCGTCTTCGACCTCGGCCACTACCCGACCACCCGGCGCGCGGTGCGCGGTGGCGCGTTCTCGTTGCGGGCCGGAGCGCCCGGTAACGACCCGGCGGAGGAGGCCATGATGGTGGTCAGCGGTTACAAGGGGATGGTCGCGGCCGGCGGTGGCAACCCGGCGGGCGGCTGGCTGGTCGAGCTGTTCGCGGACGAGTCCACCCTGCCGCTCGGCCAGATCGCCGCCGCGCTGCGCGCCCTGGTCGCCGTCGCGCTGTCCGGCCCGGCCTCGCCGCCGCCCGGCTGA
- a CDS encoding adenylate/guanylate cyclase domain-containing protein, translating into MRQVRRPHGDGSVADGSGGGGGQQDDDQTVALDLERLILDAPRRYTPYQAARAADVPMELATRFWRAMGFPDIGQSRALTDNDVIALRRLAGLVESGLLSEPMAIQVARSTGQTTARLAGWQMDTFLENLTQAVEPGMTRADVAYPLVELLLPELEQFLVYVWRRQLAAVTGRVVQAAEDTEITSGRLAVGFADLVGFTRLSRRLEEEELGELVETFENTCSDLIAGQGGRVIKTLGDEILYVSEDPATAAEIALSLVETLAKEDTMPALRVGMAFGTVTSRMGDVFGTTVNLASRLTSIAPRDAVLVDGELAAALELLGAVSTPAPDGGPDEGPQDDGDHRFHLQPMWRRPVRGLGLVEPWLLSRPGRLG; encoded by the coding sequence ATGAGGCAAGTGCGGCGACCGCACGGGGACGGATCGGTGGCAGACGGAAGCGGCGGCGGTGGCGGCCAGCAGGACGATGACCAGACGGTCGCACTCGACCTGGAGCGGCTGATCCTGGACGCGCCCCGCCGTTACACCCCGTACCAGGCGGCCCGCGCCGCCGATGTGCCGATGGAGCTGGCCACCCGCTTCTGGCGGGCGATGGGCTTTCCGGACATCGGGCAGTCCCGGGCCCTCACCGACAACGACGTGATCGCGCTGCGCCGACTGGCCGGCCTGGTCGAGTCCGGGCTGCTCAGCGAGCCGATGGCGATCCAGGTCGCCCGGTCGACCGGGCAGACCACGGCCCGGCTGGCCGGCTGGCAGATGGACACCTTCCTGGAGAACCTCACCCAGGCCGTCGAGCCCGGGATGACCCGGGCCGACGTCGCGTACCCCCTGGTCGAGCTGCTGCTGCCGGAGCTGGAGCAGTTCCTGGTGTACGTCTGGCGCCGTCAGCTCGCGGCCGTCACCGGCCGGGTGGTGCAGGCCGCCGAGGACACCGAGATCACCAGCGGCCGCCTCGCCGTGGGCTTCGCCGACCTGGTGGGCTTCACCCGCCTCTCGCGCCGGCTGGAGGAGGAGGAGCTGGGCGAGCTGGTGGAGACCTTCGAGAACACCTGCTCCGACCTGATCGCCGGTCAGGGCGGCCGGGTGATCAAGACCCTGGGCGACGAGATCCTCTACGTCTCCGAGGACCCGGCCACCGCCGCCGAGATCGCGCTCAGCCTGGTCGAGACGCTGGCCAAGGAGGACACCATGCCCGCCCTGCGGGTGGGGATGGCCTTCGGCACCGTCACCTCCCGGATGGGGGACGTCTTCGGCACCACCGTCAACCTGGCGAGCCGGCTCACCTCGATCGCGCCCCGGGACGCGGTACTGGTCGACGGCGAGCTGGCCGCCGCACTGGAGCTGCTCGGCGCGGTCTCCACCCCGGCCCCCGACGGCGGCCCGGACGAGGGCCCGCAGGACGACGGGGACCACCGCTTCCACCTGCAGCCGATGTGGCGCCGCCCGGTTCGCGGGCTGGGCCTGGTCGAGCCCTGGCTGCTCTCCCGCCCCGGCCGCCTCGGCTAG
- a CDS encoding biotin--[acetyl-CoA-carboxylase] ligase, with product MTEPTPPRRSGLRGFGHDGPSPWTDLDRPPLDAAVLRRDLVLPGGLWTALDVVTDTGSTNSDLAARAKEGAPEGTVLIAEEQTAGRGRLDRQWTAPARSGLFLSVLLRPTGVPVERYGWLPILTGVAAASVLARVGEVETGLKWPNDLLVTVDGVERKVGGILTELADGAVVVGLGVNVSLRDSELPVPAATSLALAGAAVTDRQTLLRALLRELAELYGTWVTAAGDPHASGLLPAYTARCTTLGRPVLVQLPGDRELHGEAVAVDGDGRLVVRTPDGERHSVAAGDVVHVRPEPS from the coding sequence GTGACCGAGCCCACTCCTCCCCGCCGCAGCGGACTGCGTGGCTTCGGCCACGACGGACCCTCCCCCTGGACCGACCTCGACCGCCCCCCGCTGGACGCCGCCGTGCTGCGCCGCGACCTGGTCCTGCCGGGCGGGCTGTGGACCGCCCTCGACGTGGTGACCGACACCGGGTCCACCAACTCCGACCTGGCCGCCCGGGCAAAGGAGGGAGCCCCCGAGGGCACGGTGCTGATCGCCGAGGAGCAGACCGCCGGGCGCGGCCGGCTGGACCGGCAGTGGACGGCGCCGGCCCGCTCCGGCCTGTTCCTGTCCGTCCTGCTCAGGCCCACCGGGGTGCCGGTCGAGCGCTACGGCTGGCTGCCCATCCTCACCGGGGTCGCCGCCGCCTCCGTCCTCGCCCGGGTGGGCGAGGTCGAGACCGGCCTGAAGTGGCCGAACGACCTGCTGGTCACCGTCGACGGCGTCGAGCGCAAGGTCGGCGGCATCCTCACCGAGCTCGCCGACGGCGCGGTGGTGGTCGGCCTCGGCGTCAACGTCTCGCTGCGCGACTCCGAGCTCCCCGTGCCCGCGGCCACCTCGCTGGCGCTGGCCGGCGCCGCCGTCACCGACCGGCAGACCCTGCTGCGGGCCCTGCTGCGCGAACTCGCCGAGCTGTACGGCACCTGGGTGACCGCGGCCGGAGACCCGCACGCCAGCGGCCTGCTGCCCGCCTACACCGCCCGCTGCACCACCCTGGGCCGGCCGGTCCTGGTGCAGCTGCCGGGCGATCGCGAGCTGCACGGCGAGGCCGTGGCCGTGGACGGCGACGGCCGGCTGGTGGTGCGCACCCCCGACGGCGAGCGCCACTCCGTCGCGGCGGGTGACGTGGTGCACGTGCGCCCCGAGCCGTCCTGA